From one Triticum aestivum cultivar Chinese Spring chromosome 4B, IWGSC CS RefSeq v2.1, whole genome shotgun sequence genomic stretch:
- the LOC123089388 gene encoding uncharacterized protein, with translation MAPQQGSRGAKGDGAVAAAMEMGGAGRGRSSTGAGAGWAWSWACCAVAAGVAAVGLAGAGVLVWWAVAFHPAREQLWMVPVGLVLLGTPLVAWLSLFASGACRRLGTTTHHHHPPPAER, from the coding sequence ATGGCGCCGCAGCAAGGGTCGCGTGGCGCCAAGGGCGACGGTGCCGTCGCGGCGGCCATGGAGATGGGTGGAGCGGGAAGAGGACGATCGTcgacgggggcgggggcggggtggGCCTGGTCGTGGGCGTGCTGCGCCGTGGCGGCCGGCGTGGCGGCGGTGGGGCTGGCGGGGGCCGGCGTGCTGGTGTGGTGGGCGGTGGCGTTCCACCCGGCGCGGGAGCAGCTCTGGATGGTGCccgtcggcctcgtcctcctcggcaCGCCGCTCGTCGCCTGGCTCTCCCTCTTCGCCTCCGGCGCATGCCGCCGCCTCGGGACCactacccaccaccaccacccgcctccGGCCGAGCGATGA